ATCGAACCTATGATTAATAAAAAATATATGATGTTTTTGAAGAAGGATCAATTATTTGGTAACTACTACGGAGCAATTGAACCATTCGCAATTACCTTTGATGAAAATAACAAAGCAGACCTTCAGACAAACATAGAAACTATTAATGAAAGTAAAATGTCTTCCAAAGCACAACTTGCAGGAAAAACAATTGTATTAAAAAATGAAATACATGAAACTATTACTGACAATATTAGCGGTAAGACCCTTGATGAATTAAAAGAACAAGTAAAACAAAAAAACAAGTAAACATTATAACTTATAATGCTTTTTCTTATTTCATAAGATAATTAACCTTAATTTATAACTGTTATTACAGATTAAAGCAAAATCAACTTAACCTACCCCACTATGTCTTTCGTATTATCTAAGACTATAGTTACAACTATTTCAATTTTTAATTTTACAAACGCTGCTCCTACATAGCGGATGTGCCAAGATTCATCTGCATAACTAGTTACATTCTCCCTTTTCCATTGTTAATAGCTTCGTAATACAAACTGTTAAACAGCAAAAAATTGAGATGGACTCACTTTTTGAATTTGAACAAGTATATCAAATGATTTACCTAATGATATATCAACAGTTTTTGGTATATCAGGCACTTCGGTAGTTATCTCAGCGAAAATTAGATGTTGTTCGCTTAACCAAGTTTTTGTCACTCCGTTTGCCTTACGTAAATCAATAAAAATTTGATCTTTTTAACTTGTCCAAAGATGTAGTTTTAACTGTTTGGATCATCTGATTTTAATGTTCCATAGGGGCCAAATTTACCGTTACTATTAATTGGTCACAGTAAGACGTTATTTCAAACCCATAAAAAATAGATTACCTGTACACTAAAAAGTATAGGTAATCTATTTTTTTGTGATTAATAAAAACCTAATTTATTTTTTGAATTCTTCCATCAATAATAGACTGAATTGGTTCTTTTGATTTTTTTATGTAATCTACTAATGCTTCAAAATCAGTTGGTCCTGTTTCAGCATCTTTACCGTTTTTAAAGGATACAAATCCATCTCCACCTGAAGCTAGAAATGCGTTCGCAACGACGCTGTAAGTTTTAGAAGGAATAATTTCTTCTCCATTTGTTAGGCGAATACTTGTTACTTTTTCTCCATTAGGTTTGTTTGCATCCCAAGTGTATTGGATCCCTGAAATTTGAAGCATTCTTGTTATGTCTTTTTGCCATTGTTGATTTAAAATATCACGAATATCTTGACCCGTTAAATTTACTTTTATTAATTGATTTCCGAATGGTTGAATACCATATATCTCTCCCCATGTAATATCACCAGCATCTAAGTCATTACGAATACCACCAGGATTCATAAGTGCAATTTGAGATTGCATTGTTGCACGCTGGGCATCAGCAACTAAATTTCCAAGAGTAGATTCACCAGCCGTATTTAGTTTGCGATCTAGCGGAGCAATAGACTTACCTACAACTTCATTAACAAGAGGTGCGATTTTTGCTTGATATTTCTCCATCTTCTTCTTTATTTTTTTATCAGGCTCCATGCCTTCATGGTAAGTTGTAACAATTTCTGCTTTTTTCTCAACAATATCTTGTGTTTTACGATCAATCTTTACATCAACATCAGCAAAAGCCATACCGTAAGAATTTGCTTGTACGACAAGTTTATTATTAACAGTTCCATTTACATAAGTGTGGCTATGCCCACCAAAAATAACATCGACTTCTGGATCAGTCTCATTTGCTAATCGGACGATATCACCATTTGTTACGCCGTTCCCATCTGTTGTCCCACCGTTATGTGCAAGAACAACGATAGATTTAACACCTAGTTTTTTTAATTGCTTTACGGATTTGTTAATAGCTTCAACTTCATCTGTAATTTCTACATTCTTTAGCATAGTAGGCATAACAAGGTTAGGCACATCCGTTGTTACGACTCCGATAAATCCAACAGGAACTCCTTGTACCTTTTTTATAGTGAATGGTGGTAAAAATAAACGACCAGTAGATTTATTATAGAAATTTGCGGCAACATATGGGAATTTTGCACCTTTAAATTTCCCTGTTTTCTCATGGTATCCACCATAAATAAGGCGGTTCATTTCTTCAACACCTTCATCAAATTCATGATTTCCTATAGTTCCAACATCGAATTTCAAATCATTTAGAAATTCAATAGTAGGTTCGTCTTGTAATAATGCTGAAACAGGAGTACTTGCTCCAACAACATCGCCAGCATGTACTTTTAATGTATTCGGATTTTGTTTTTCACGATCACGTAAATAAGCCCCTAAGTACTCGATTCCCCCTGCATCTTTATTGTTAATTTTTTTTACTGTGTCTAGTTGCCCGTGAAAATCGTTAATACCGAGCATTTGTACATCTATGTAGCGGTTTGGTTCTGTACTTGCTTGGGCTGAAGGCACAGCGAATACACTAGTAAAAATAACTGTACTTAATGCTAAAGCAACTGGAATGATTTTTTTCAACATAAAATTTCTCTCCCCTAATTAAAATCTTACATAATACAATGTTATTTTAATATATTAAGAGGATTATTTCTATAAAAATTCTACTAATTATAAAAATTAATAAGATTTTATCATTTTCCAACAAAACACTTCTTCTTCAAAAATTTGAAGATGTAAAACAACAATTTTAAGAGGAGATGATTATTCGTAGGTGGTAGTCTACACTTTTGGATTAGGATATAAAGGCCCTCTCTCAACTTAAGAAACTTCACTACACAAACAAGAACATGTACATTTCTTTGTTTTGAGAATTATTCAAAATATTATCTTGATAGTAATATAACAATACTTCTAAGAGACTAAAAAACTCTAATCCATACATGTTAGCTGTTAAGAAGCATATTCAATCCGAAACTAATTGATATTTATAAACCTAACTCAATATCACCATTTAAAAATGAATAAAAATTTCGTTATGGAAGATTTCGATTCTTTAAATTGGTTACAGTGGTGCACTACTCCGCATTCAAAAAGATGCTCCTGGATTTATCCAAGAGCATCTTTTTGAAACTTTATTTTTTATTTGTTTATGAACTATCTTATGATATTTAGTACTTCTCATATAAAAAAACATTTTAACAATCATATGGAAGGCTACCTAACTATTTTCACGGAATCTCTAGGTATTCTACTGTGCTCACTTCAATTAATAAGGATCGGATTCATGGCTTTTCTTTACTGCATCTTTTGTTGCTTCGTTTGCAGCTAATGAACCTTGACCATATTTTGATTTACTTACTTCGCGGCCCGGAAGTTTGTTTTCCGTTTTAGCTTCTTTCATTTTCTTTTCAATACCTTCTTTAACACGACGGCCATAATCTTCATCAGCTTGTGTGAAGTGTGCAATCATCGCATTCTGAATTCTTTTGTCACATACTGCAAGTGCTTCAGATAGATTTTTAACCAACTCATTTCTTTCCCACTCCTCAAAACTACGATACGTGTGACCTGCTTGACCATAATTGTTAGGCCGATCGATTGGTGCGCTCATAGCAGCCGCATTGTAAGTTGGTTGGTGTGGATGATGCTTTTCTTGTTTTGCATCTTTATAACCACCCAGCATAGATGGCTCATAGTTAATATGCGGATTTTCTCCAGACTCTTTCGGATTACGCATATCCATTTGACCACGATGTTGATTTGTACGAACAGGCGCTTTAGGTGCATTTACAGGTAATTGCAGATAGTTTGCACCAACGCGATAACGTTGCGTATCTGAATAAGAGAAAGTACGACCTTGTAGCATTTTATCATCTGAGAAGTCCATGCCATCAACAAGTACTCCTGTACCAAAAGCAGCTTGTTCAATCTCTGAATGGTAATCAACTGGATTACGATCAAGAACCATACGTCCTACTGGTAACCATGGGAACTGCTCCTCTGGCCAAAGCTTCGTATCATCAAGCGGATCAAAATCGAGTTCTGGATGATAACCATCCTCCATAATTTGTACAAATAGCTCCCACTCTGGATAATCTTTACGCTCAATTGCTTCATATAAATCTTGTGTTGCATGACTAACATTCATTGCTTGAATACTGTTTGCATCTTCTTGTGTTAAATTTCGAATTCCCTGCTTTGGCTCCCAGTGATATTTCACCAATACAGCTTCGCCTTTTTCATTTACCCATTTATAAGTGTTCACACCAGATCCCTGCATATGGCGATATGTTGCTGGAATACCCCATGGAGAAAATAAAAATGTAATCATATGTGTTGCCTCTGGGGTACGAGAAACAAAGTCAAACATCCGCTGAGGATTCGATACATTTGAAACTGGATCAACCTTAAATGCGTGAATCATATCTGGGAACTTCATCGCATCACGAATAAAGAAAATCTTCAAATTATTCCCTACTAAATCCCAGTTACCATCTTCCGTATACATTTTCACTGCAAAACCTCTTGGATCCCTTGCTGTTTCTGGTGAGTCCTTAGCTCCAGCTACTGTAGAAAAACGAACCATTAACGGTGTTTTTTTACCAGCCCCTGAAAATACTTTCGCACGAGTATATTTTTCTGCCGGCTCATCTCCAACTTTTCCATAGGTTTCAAAATACCCAAATGCTCCAGCTCCTCGCGCATGTACTACACGTTCCGGAACCTCTTCTCGATCAAAATGAGAAATTTTTTCGATGAAATGATAATTTTCAAGTGTTGCTGGACCACGATTCCCAATTGTTCGGATGTTTTGATTATCCTTCACAGGGTGCCCTTGTCGTGTCGTCAATGTCTCACGTTTCACGTCTTGTTCCTCTAGAGAATTCTTGTCCTGGTTTTCTGCCATAATTGAAAACCTCCTCAAAATTATTCACCTTTAGGTATTTCCATTTATTAGAAAAAATATGATAGAATTGCAACTTATTTATAATGTATCAATTAACAATTATATAGTTGTAATCAGTCCTTTAAAAATAATAGAAGTGCTTCATTAAATTCTTTGGCATGCGTTGCATTTAGCCCATGTGGACCACCCTTTATTAACGCTACTTTAGAATTAGGAATTGCTTCATGTGTTAATTTCCCACTATATTCAAATGGTACAGTTGCATCAGAGTCTCCGTGAATAATAAGAGTAGGTATATTAAACTTCTCCAAGTCTTTTCTAAAATCTGTCTTACTAAAGGCGGTAATACAATCAAGCGTTCCTTTAGGTGATGCACCGGCTGCAATATCCCAATTATATAAACGGAATGACTCACTAACTAAATCTGTTCGATCACCAGCCGCGAAAAATCCCTTAGTAAATTCATCAAGAAATGCAAGGCGGTCATTTATCACACCACTTTTGAATGTTTCAATTGTTGCATCATCTAATGCCCCTTCAGGATGATCCTCTGATTTGTATAAATATGGAGGAACTGCTCCAGCAAAAACAACCTTTTCAATACGATCTGTTCCATACGTACTAATGTACCGGGCTACCTCGCCTCCACCCATAGAAAAACCAACAAGTGTGACATTTTGAAGCTCTAACTGTTCTAATAGTTGATGTAAATCAGAAGTAAAGGTATCATATTCATACCCTTCCCACGGCTGAGATGATTTTCCAAAACCTCGACGATCATATGTTATAACTCTGTATCCAGCCTCAACAAGAGCGGGAACTTGGTATTCCCAAGATCGACCACTTAACGGCCAACCATGAATAAGTACAACTGGTTTTCCTGTGCCATGATCCTCATAATATATCTCAATTGGTGCTTGATTTTCGGTTCCTACAGTAATTTTTGCCATTCTCCTACCTCCTTTAATATATATCCTTTTCTTCAATAATCCGGATAAATCTCATAACCTATTTATGCCCATTTATATTGTGAACTCTATGTATAAAACTCTACTGTTCCGATGCATTCATTTTCTGTTTATGGATAATTCCCCATCTCCTACCTTTCTTATCACAAAGTATTTGCTAAAAATTCCTCCTATTCAATTCTAATAACAAAAATAGATGACTATCAATATCGTTCTATCTATAGAATGTATAGATAAAATCAATCTATTTTATAGTGAAAACAACTATAGTTACGACCTATACAAATTATAGATAATTTAGAATTGATTAACGAATGATTTTTCAAATACTATAAATTTGTATAGCACTTCATGTTCTGTGAATGCTGCTATAACCAATATTATTGGTCAGCTTAGTTATAAACGAAGAAACTTATGATAGTATTCGACTATTAAAACTTTCTTCGATTACTTAATTTTTAGGAGGAATACATAATGACTGATCTCTATTCTCGTATTAACAAAGATGATGCTGTCGTGCTTTTAGTAGATCATCAAACTGGTCTTATGTCCGGACTAGTACGTGACTATGGTGTTGATGAATTTAAGAACAATGTTTTAGCTCTTGCTCACACTGCTAAGTTTTTTGATTTACCAGTTATTTTAACAACTAGCTTTGAAAACGGACCTAACGGACCTTTAATGCAAGAATTGGTTGATCTCTTTCCTCACGCACAAAAAATAGCTCGACCTGGACAAATTAACGCATGGGATAATGATGATTTTGTAAAAGCAATCGAAGAAACTGGAAAAAAACAACTTATCATCGCGGGCGTAGTTACGGACGTTTGTGTTGCTTTCCCGGCACTTTCCGCTATAAAAGCTGGATATGAAGTATTTGCTGTTACTGATGCTTCAGGAACTTTCAGCAAACAAGTTGCAGATGCTGCCAATACGCGTATGGCACATAGTGGTGTGCAACTTATGAACTGGTTTAGCGTAGCTTGCGAATTACAACGCGATTGGCGCAACGATGTCGAAGGTTTTGGCAATTTACTTGCTAGTAATCTTCCAGGTTATCAAAATATAATTGGAAGCTATATGGGAGCTCAACGAGATCTTAGTAAACAAAATGCATAAATGTATTCCACAGAAATAGCTTTAAATCACTTTTTTAAAGTAGATAGTATAAAATTAGTGCTGATTAAATCAGCACTAATTTTAAATTAAAAAGTATAGCAGAGCTTCAATTAACAGAAGATACATTACTTTCAACAAATAATTATAAACAATTAAAAAAGGAGCCTTTTATTATGAGTAATTTAGAATTGTTAAATCCGGAGAACAGTGCCTTAATTTTGATTGATTTTCAACCTCAAATGACTTTTGGAGTTGCAAGTATTGATAGACAAACATTGATTAATAACGTTATGCTGCTTGCTAAATCAGCAAAAACTTTTAACGTACCTACTATTCTTACTACAGTTGAGACACGCAGCTTTTCTGGTTATTTTTGGCCGCAAATTCTTGACATATTCCCAAACCATGAAATTATAGAACGCAGTTCAATGAACTCTTGGGAAGATCCAAAATTTGTTGAAGCAGTTAAAGCAACAGGTAGAAAGAAATTAATATTTGCAGCACTTTGGACTGAAGTTTGCCTTGCATTCCCTGTGCTTGAAGCAATTAAAGCTGGCTATGAGGTGTATGCAGTTGATGATGCTTCAGGTGGGACTAGTTTGACAGCACATAACGCTGCTATGCGTCGTGTAGAGCAAGCTGGTGCAATTCCAGTTACAGCAATTCAAGTTCTACTTGAATACCAACGTGACTGGGCACACAAAGACACTTATGATGCTGCAATGGAGATTGTAAAGGAACACACTGGTGCTTATGGTCAAGGTGTAGAATACGCATATACTATGGTGCATGGCGCGCTTCCAAGCAGGAAAATATGAAACACGAAGGAGTAGCTGTCGAAGAGGCTCATACAGAGAACACGATGGATGCTGTCGACCCAGTAACAACAATTGTTACATGGAAAATTCAACAAGGGAAAGAAAAACAGTTTGAAACATGGAGACATGAAATCGAAGCTGCCGCTACTAAATTCCCAGGACATTTAGGCGTAAACCTAATAGTCCCAAGCAACAAATCTAGAGAGTATACTGTTATTTTTCGCTTTGATACGTATGAGCATCTACGTGCTTGGCAAGAATCAGATGTTCGCCGGGATTTGTTAAAAACGGCCGAGCAATTTCAAGTTACTAATCCAACTTACAAAACTGAAAGCAGTTTGGCTTATTGGTTTGTTACTCCGAAAGCGCCAGTTCCACCGCCAAAATGGAAAATGTCTATCGTTACCCTTCTGGGTGTATGGCCTCTTAGCATGTTAGTTCCTAAATTGATAGGACCTATTATAAAACATATGAATCCTATTATGTCCGCTTTTTTCGTTTCTGTATGTATAGTGTCCTTGCTATCATGGGTAGTTATGCCGATTTTCGGTAAATTATTTCATCCATGGTTACAAAATAATAGGAAGTAGACGAGGTGTGAATATGAATGTACCGGATATGATCTTATATAACGGAAAAATCACTACTCTTGATCCCTCTCAACCTGAGGTATCTGCTATCGCCATAACTGATGGTTTAATAACTGCAGTAGGTGGAGATGAGCTTCTTAATAGTGCCACAGAAAAAACAAAAAAATAGACCTTAAAAGAAAAAGAACTATTCCAGGCCTGAATGACTCTCATATACACGTTATTCGTGGCGGTCTTCATTATAATATGGAATTACGATGGGAAGGTGTGCCTTCAATTACCATTGCTCTCGAAATGCTCAAAGAGCAGGCAAGGCGTACTCCTGCTCCTCAGTGAGTAAGAGTAGTTGGAGGTTGGTCTGAATTTCAATTTAAAGAGAGACGGATGCCAACTTTGGAAGAGATTAATGCTGTTTCTGAAGACACACCTGTCTTTGTGCTACATCTTTACGATAGAGCACTTGTAAATCGTGCAGGGCTGCGTGCACTGGGATACACAAAAGATACCCCAGACCCTCCAGGTTGCTTAATTGAGCGGGATAAACGAGGGAATCCAACGGGCCTTTTAATTGCGAATCCTAACGCTTCTATTCTTTATTCAAGTTTGGGTAAAGCTCCCATACTTAATTTTGACGACCAGATTAACTCAACTCGCCATTTTATGCGCGAATTAAATAGATTAGGTATTACAAGTGCCATTGACGCAGGTGGCGGTTTCCAAAATTACCCTGACGACTACAGAGTTGTTGAACATTTAGCCGAGAAGGAACAATTAACTTTACGTATTGCTTATAATCTATTTACACAAAATCCTAATCATGAATATGAAGACTTTGCTTCATGGGCAAAAATTGTTTCTCCAGGTCAAGGAAATGATAAGTATAAAATGAATGGTGCTGGAGAAATGTTAGTATTCTCTGCAGCTGATTTTGAAAAATTTCAAATGCCACGGCCCGAACTAGCTACGATGATGGAAGCTGACTTAAAGAAAGTAATTTCTCTATTGGTGGAAAACCGTTGGCCATTCCGTTTACATGCAACTTATGACGAGTCAATCACACGTTTCTTAAATGTATTTGAGGAAGTCAACAAAGAAATTCCTTTTAATGGTCTACGATGGTGGTTTGACCATGCAGAAACAATCTCAGATCGTAGTATGGAACGTGTTAAGGCTTTAAATGGCGGTATTGCCATCCAAGACCGCATGGCTTTTCAAGGTGAATACTTTGTTGATTTATACGGAAAGGAAGCTGCAAAGCGTACTCCTCCGATTTATCGTATGTTAGACCTAGGTATACCTGTTGGCGCCGGTAGTGATGCAACTAGGGTTTCCAGCTATAACCCTTGGGTTGCTCTTTACTGGATGGTTGCCGGAAAAACCATTGGTGGGCTTTCCATATACGACGAAAAAAATAAACTTGATAGAAAAGTAGCCCTGGAATTATATTCAAAAGGAAGTGCGTGGTTCTCTGGTGATGAAGGTAAAAAGGGAACCCTTGCAGTAGGTCAGTTTGCTGATATTGCTGTATTGTCTGCTGACTACTTTACTGTGCCAGAAGAAGAAATTAAAGACCTTGAATCATTACTTACCATTATGGGCGGACAGGTTGTTTATGGAAATGATGAATTTAAAAATTTATCACCTGAATTGCCGCCAGCATCACCTGATTGGTCACCGACGGGAGTTTATGGTTATGGTGGTGCTAACTTAGCCCACACTATTCTTTCTCACGATTCCCATGATAACAAGTTACATAGTTGCAGTAACCCTCTCCATCAACATACTCATACCGTAATAGGAAAAGATGGAACTAAATGGGGTATTGGTTGTACTTGCTTTGCTTTCTAAGTCAAAACCACCGGTATAATGCCGGTGGTTTTCTTTATGCAATAAGAATACAGCAGTATATCCCTAATGGAATCTATTACTATGCGATAAGACCGAAGAGTTAATTGATTAAATTGACTTGTTTTTAACAGCCTTCTCTCCTTGCAAAGTCTGTCCTTTTCCCTTTTGAAGTGACTACACCACACATATACATCTACTTGCCCTTTGACTGTAATTTAGGTCTTATCCTAAGAATTATGTATCATTTTTAATTCTCACACTATAATCATTATTATTTCTATTATACTAATACTTTTTCAGGTTCATTTAACTTCTGCATAAAGATACGTGCTGCAAAACTTAAAAATTTATCATCAAAGTGAATAAGATTAATATCTTGCCTTGGTGTCGGATCAATAATACGAACTATGCTCAAGGTATCATTATTAACAAAGTCAACCAGCGAAAGAGGTATTATGGCAACCCCATGTCCATTATAT
This genomic window from Bacillus anthracis str. Vollum contains:
- a CDS encoding antibiotic biosynthesis monooxygenase, producing MKHEGVAVEEAHTENTMDAVDPVTTIVTWKIQQGKEKQFETWRHEIEAAATKFPGHLGVNLIVPSNKSREYTVIFRFDTYEHLRAWQESDVRRDLLKTAEQFQVTNPTYKTESSLAYWFVTPKAPVPPPKWKMSIVTLLGVWPLSMLVPKLIGPIIKHMNPIMSAFFVSVCIVSLLSWVVMPIFGKLFHPWLQNNRK
- a CDS encoding hydrolase translates to MSNLELLNPENSALILIDFQPQMTFGVASIDRQTLINNVMLLAKSAKTFNVPTILTTVETRSFSGYFWPQILDIFPNHEIIERSSMNSWEDPKFVEAVKATGRKKLIFAALWTEVCLAFPVLEAIKAGYEVYAVDDASGGTSLTAHNAAMRRVEQAGAIPVTAIQVLLEYQRDWAHKDTYDAAMEIVKEHTGAYGQGVEYAYTMVHGALPSRKI
- a CDS encoding bifunctional metallophosphatase/5'-nucleotidase, with product MLKKIIPVALALSTVIFTSVFAVPSAQASTEPNRYIDVQMLGINDFHGQLDTVKKINNKDAGGIEYLGAYLRDREKQNPNTLKVHAGDVVGASTPVSALLQDEPTIEFLNDLKFDVGTIGNHEFDEGVEEMNRLIYGGYHEKTGKFKGAKFPYVAANFYNKSTGRLFLPPFTIKKVQGVPVGFIGVVTTDVPNLVMPTMLKNVEITDEVEAINKSVKQLKKLGVKSIVVLAHNGGTTDGNGVTNGDIVRLANETDPEVDVIFGGHSHTYVNGTVNNKLVVQANSYGMAFADVDVKIDRKTQDIVEKKAEIVTTYHEGMEPDKKIKKKMEKYQAKIAPLVNEVVGKSIAPLDRKLNTAGESTLGNLVADAQRATMQSQIALMNPGGIRNDLDAGDITWGEIYGIQPFGNQLIKVNLTGQDIRDILNQQWQKDITRMLQISGIQYTWDANKPNGEKVTSIRLTNGEEIIPSKTYSVVANAFLASGGDGFVSFKNGKDAETGPTDFEALVDYIKKSKEPIQSIIDGRIQKIN
- a CDS encoding bromoperoxidase yields the protein MAKITVGTENQAPIEIYYEDHGTGKPVVLIHGWPLSGRSWEYQVPALVEAGYRVITYDRRGFGKSSQPWEGYEYDTFTSDLHQLLEQLELQNVTLVGFSMGGGEVARYISTYGTDRIEKVVFAGAVPPYLYKSEDHPEGALDDATIETFKSGVINDRLAFLDEFTKGFFAAGDRTDLVSESFRLYNWDIAAGASPKGTLDCITAFSKTDFRKDLEKFNIPTLIIHGDSDATVPFEYSGKLTHEAIPNSKVALIKGGPHGLNATHAKEFNEALLLFLKD
- a CDS encoding catalase, with product MAENQDKNSLEEQDVKRETLTTRQGHPVKDNQNIRTIGNRGPATLENYHFIEKISHFDREEVPERVVHARGAGAFGYFETYGKVGDEPAEKYTRAKVFSGAGKKTPLMVRFSTVAGAKDSPETARDPRGFAVKMYTEDGNWDLVGNNLKIFFIRDAMKFPDMIHAFKVDPVSNVSNPQRMFDFVSRTPEATHMITFLFSPWGIPATYRHMQGSGVNTYKWVNEKGEAVLVKYHWEPKQGIRNLTQEDANSIQAMNVSHATQDLYEAIERKDYPEWELFVQIMEDGYHPELDFDPLDDTKLWPEEQFPWLPVGRMVLDRNPVDYHSEIEQAAFGTGVLVDGMDFSDDKMLQGRTFSYSDTQRYRVGANYLQLPVNAPKAPVRTNQHRGQMDMRNPKESGENPHINYEPSMLGGYKDAKQEKHHPHQPTYNAAAMSAPIDRPNNYGQAGHTYRSFEEWERNELVKNLSEALAVCDKRIQNAMIAHFTQADEDYGRRVKEGIEKKMKEAKTENKLPGREVSKSKYGQGSLAANEATKDAVKKSHESDPY
- the ycaC gene encoding isochorismate family cysteine hydrolase YcaC, whose amino-acid sequence is MTDLYSRINKDDAVVLLVDHQTGLMSGLVRDYGVDEFKNNVLALAHTAKFFDLPVILTTSFENGPNGPLMQELVDLFPHAQKIARPGQINAWDNDDFVKAIEETGKKQLIIAGVVTDVCVAFPALSAIKAGYEVFAVTDASGTFSKQVADAANTRMAHSGVQLMNWFSVACELQRDWRNDVEGFGNLLASNLPGYQNIIGSYMGAQRDLSKQNA